A window of the Rhizobium sp. N324 genome harbors these coding sequences:
- a CDS encoding Gfo/Idh/MocA family protein, whose product MRLLILGTGGMANQHAARFKAIEGVSVVGGVDVVPERLAAFCSEHGIANHFNSLEEALAWGEFDAVANVTPDSIHHPTTLQAVAAGKHVFCEKPLATDAVKAMEMTEAIERSGKVGMVNFTYRNSPALQKGRQMVLAGEIGAVRHVEASHLQSWLVGRHWGDWKSESKWLWRLSKKHGSNGALGDIGIHIVDFASYGSGLDIAHVFARLKTFDKAPGHKIGEYDLDANDSFTMNVDFTNGAIGTIQATRTAAGQMDQLRLRVYGETGSIEMVYDTGNSTLRACLGEDVHTATWRDVPFDPVETNYQRFVQAVRAGKTQEPSFRRAANIQKVLDKALASDLSHKDETLA is encoded by the coding sequence ATGCGTTTACTCATTCTCGGCACCGGCGGGATGGCCAACCAGCATGCCGCGCGGTTCAAGGCGATCGAGGGCGTCAGCGTCGTCGGCGGTGTCGATGTCGTGCCGGAAAGGCTTGCCGCCTTCTGCAGCGAACATGGCATCGCCAATCATTTCAACTCTCTCGAGGAGGCTCTCGCCTGGGGCGAATTCGACGCGGTTGCCAATGTCACGCCTGACAGCATCCACCACCCGACGACGCTGCAGGCGGTGGCCGCCGGTAAGCATGTCTTCTGCGAAAAGCCGCTTGCGACCGATGCGGTCAAGGCAATGGAGATGACCGAGGCGATCGAACGTTCGGGCAAGGTCGGCATGGTCAATTTCACCTATCGCAATTCGCCCGCCCTGCAGAAAGGCCGGCAGATGGTGCTTGCCGGTGAAATCGGCGCGGTGCGCCATGTCGAGGCATCGCACCTGCAAAGCTGGCTGGTCGGCCGCCACTGGGGCGACTGGAAGAGCGAAAGCAAATGGCTGTGGCGGCTGAGCAAGAAACATGGGTCGAACGGCGCGCTGGGCGATATCGGCATCCATATCGTCGATTTCGCCTCCTACGGTTCCGGCCTCGACATCGCCCATGTCTTCGCCCGGCTGAAGACCTTCGATAAGGCGCCGGGCCATAAGATCGGCGAGTACGATCTCGACGCCAATGACAGCTTCACGATGAATGTCGATTTCACCAACGGGGCGATCGGCACGATCCAGGCGACGCGCACCGCCGCCGGCCAGATGGATCAGCTACGCCTCAGGGTCTATGGCGAAACCGGCTCGATCGAGATGGTCTACGATACCGGGAACTCGACGCTGCGCGCCTGTCTCGGCGAAGACGTGCACACGGCGACCTGGCGCGACGTGCCCTTCGATCCCGTCGAGACCAATTACCAGCGTTTCGTCCAGGCGGTGCGCGCGGGCAAGACCCAGGAACCGTCCTTCCGCCGCGCCGCCAACATCCAGAAGGTGCTCGACAAGGCGCTTGCCTCCGATCTCAGCCACAAGGACGAAACGCTCGCCTGA
- a CDS encoding carbohydrate ABC transporter permease has product MSPIAIEADSPPQSRTFMRRFAGAPLPWIMPVIVVIGIFYLYPVIDVFRLSFTNATLIGDTQDYTLGSIVNALSSPQLPDILWATLIFVGGSVIGQQILGLAVAVTVIRGEKRGLFGTTILRTTALIAWVVPGIAGGIIWQMLFSEAPYGALNSILRLMHMPTVAWLSDPAIAPWSTLISNIWRGTAFSMVVMYAALKAIDPSLYEAAEVDGATASQQFFFVTLPQLRAAILVNMILITIQTVNTFDAIITLTGGGPGRATEVISLYVFNIVFRNYDLSGGSVLSVLMLIISLGLAFVYASFLPKEEEQ; this is encoded by the coding sequence ATGAGCCCAATTGCCATCGAGGCTGACAGCCCGCCTCAAAGCAGAACGTTCATGCGCCGTTTCGCCGGTGCGCCGCTGCCCTGGATCATGCCCGTGATCGTCGTCATCGGCATCTTCTACCTCTACCCCGTCATCGACGTTTTCCGGCTTTCCTTCACCAATGCGACGCTGATCGGCGACACCCAGGACTATACGCTGGGCTCGATCGTCAATGCCTTGAGCTCACCGCAGCTGCCCGACATTTTATGGGCGACGCTGATCTTCGTCGGCGGCAGCGTCATCGGCCAGCAGATCCTCGGCCTTGCGGTCGCAGTCACCGTCATTCGCGGCGAAAAACGCGGCCTGTTCGGCACCACCATCCTGAGGACAACGGCGCTGATCGCCTGGGTCGTGCCGGGCATTGCCGGCGGCATCATCTGGCAGATGCTGTTTTCCGAAGCGCCTTACGGCGCGCTGAACAGCATTCTGAGATTGATGCATATGCCAACCGTCGCCTGGCTTTCCGATCCGGCGATCGCGCCATGGTCGACGCTGATCTCCAACATCTGGCGCGGCACGGCCTTTTCCATGGTCGTCATGTATGCGGCGCTGAAGGCGATCGATCCCTCGCTCTATGAAGCCGCCGAGGTCGATGGCGCGACGGCCTCGCAGCAGTTCTTCTTCGTCACCCTGCCGCAGCTGCGCGCCGCCATCCTCGTCAATATGATCCTCATCACCATCCAGACGGTAAACACCTTCGATGCGATCATCACGCTGACCGGCGGCGGTCCGGGGCGGGCGACGGAGGTGATCTCGCTCTACGTCTTCAACATCGTCTTCAGAAACTACGATCTCTCCGGCGGCAGTGTGCTCTCGGTGCTGATGCTGATCATCAGCCTCGGGCTTGCCTTCGTCTATGCCTCGTTCCTGCCGAAGGAGGAGGAGCAATGA
- a CDS encoding carbohydrate ABC transporter permease, translating into MSGRTGTRLGDALSYLFMLVMFVFFAGPLTYLLSMAMRDKREIYRGAARYIPQNPTIDNFITVLNNSYFPIYLWNGLKLAALSGIGVLIVALPAAYAFSRFQFRGKGLSMMGLLLFQMISPLVIMVPLYRYMNRLGMLDTHFAVVMVYIALGVPLATWLLKSTVDGIPRSLDEAAMIDGCNRFSVFWRIILPLSAPGIASVFIITVIAGWSQFLVPFLLLTKNDLMPIGVGIFNFRGMQTDSSIQLLAAACLISVVPAIVAFLSLQRLILGAMTSGAVKG; encoded by the coding sequence ATGAGCGGGAGGACAGGAACCAGGCTTGGCGACGCCCTGAGCTATCTCTTCATGCTGGTGATGTTCGTCTTCTTCGCCGGCCCCCTCACCTATCTCCTGTCGATGGCGATGCGTGACAAGCGCGAAATCTATCGCGGCGCGGCGCGCTATATTCCTCAGAACCCGACGATCGACAATTTCATCACCGTGCTGAACAACAGCTATTTTCCGATCTATCTCTGGAACGGCCTCAAGCTCGCGGCCCTGAGCGGGATCGGTGTGCTGATCGTGGCACTGCCCGCCGCTTACGCCTTTTCCCGCTTTCAGTTCCGCGGCAAGGGCCTGTCGATGATGGGGCTCCTGCTCTTCCAGATGATTTCGCCGCTCGTCATCATGGTCCCGCTCTACCGCTACATGAACCGGCTCGGCATGCTCGACACGCATTTTGCCGTCGTCATGGTCTATATCGCGCTCGGCGTTCCGCTGGCGACCTGGCTGTTGAAGAGCACGGTCGACGGCATTCCGCGCAGCCTCGACGAAGCCGCCATGATCGACGGCTGCAACCGGTTTTCGGTGTTCTGGCGCATCATCCTGCCTTTGTCGGCGCCGGGTATCGCCTCGGTCTTCATCATCACGGTGATCGCCGGCTGGTCGCAATTCCTTGTGCCTTTCCTGCTGCTCACCAAAAATGACCTGATGCCGATCGGCGTCGGAATCTTTAACTTCCGCGGCATGCAGACCGACTCGTCCATCCAGCTGCTTGCCGCCGCCTGCCTGATCTCGGTCGTTCCGGCGATCGTGGCCTTCCTGTCGCTCCAGAGGCTGATCCTCGGCGCGATGACCAGCGGCGCGGTGAAGGGATGA
- a CDS encoding ROK family transcriptional regulator, giving the protein MNQTLGARPSPDLTGANVEDAGEHNRAVVLRCIHRQAPISRAEIARRTGFTKPAIARIVDRLLDEGLIMEARRRHGLRGQPAIELEINPDACFAIGINIDRDHLTILAVDAVGNVRARVHHEKRFILPAEFLQLTSDAISHFQRSRLIDDARLAGIGLAMPDWLGEISLLGKPRAYQEWTAFDVRAALENLTQHPVFIENEANAAALAELDYGLGAESSSFFYIAINACPGGGLVLDGNGHRGAMGLSGEIGWLPIADGRDEKAHKVQLLGEIFSLFSLYDFLARHDIEVSVPHDLLTLDAHGRRLVSQWLKEMSAHLAVAVKHIGLIVDPDAVLVGGRLPIRIVDELLRYVHEHLDPEDTTLPSLHRASIGEDASAMGAAAMPMAAALMLASADVAQRTRSPLKNMDRLNS; this is encoded by the coding sequence ATGAACCAGACACTCGGCGCCAGGCCGTCCCCCGATCTGACCGGTGCCAATGTCGAGGATGCCGGCGAGCATAACAGGGCGGTCGTCCTGCGCTGCATCCATCGCCAGGCGCCGATTTCGCGCGCCGAAATCGCGCGGCGCACCGGCTTTACCAAACCGGCCATCGCGCGCATCGTCGATCGGCTGCTGGATGAGGGGCTGATCATGGAAGCCCGCCGGCGGCATGGGCTGCGAGGCCAGCCGGCGATCGAACTGGAGATCAATCCGGATGCCTGTTTTGCGATCGGCATCAACATCGACCGCGACCATCTGACGATCCTGGCGGTCGACGCCGTCGGCAATGTGCGCGCCCGCGTGCATCACGAAAAGCGCTTCATCCTGCCGGCGGAATTCCTGCAGCTGACATCAGATGCGATTTCGCATTTCCAGCGCAGCCGGCTGATCGATGATGCGCGGCTCGCCGGCATCGGCCTGGCGATGCCGGATTGGCTCGGCGAAATTTCGCTGCTCGGCAAGCCCAGGGCCTATCAGGAATGGACCGCATTCGATGTGCGCGCCGCACTGGAGAACCTGACGCAGCATCCCGTTTTCATCGAAAACGAGGCCAATGCGGCAGCCCTTGCGGAGCTCGATTACGGCCTCGGCGCCGAGAGCAGCAGCTTCTTCTATATCGCCATCAATGCCTGCCCCGGCGGCGGTCTCGTGCTTGACGGCAACGGCCATCGCGGCGCCATGGGCCTCAGCGGCGAAATCGGCTGGCTTCCCATCGCCGACGGCCGAGACGAGAAGGCCCACAAGGTCCAGCTTCTCGGCGAAATATTCTCGCTGTTTTCACTTTATGATTTTCTTGCGCGCCACGACATCGAGGTGAGTGTTCCGCACGATCTGCTGACGCTCGATGCGCATGGCAGGCGCCTGGTTTCGCAGTGGCTGAAGGAAATGAGCGCGCATCTGGCCGTCGCCGTCAAGCATATCGGCTTGATCGTCGATCCCGACGCCGTCCTCGTCGGCGGCCGGCTGCCGATCCGCATCGTCGACGAGCTGCTGCGCTATGTGCACGAGCATCTCGACCCCGAAGACACCACCCTGCCCTCGCTGCATCGCGCCTCAATTGGCGAGGATGCCTCGGCCATGGGCGCCGCCGCCATGCCGATGGCGGCAGCCCTCATGCTCGCATCGGCGGATGTGGCTCAACGCACGCGTTCGCCGCTGAAAAACATGGATCGCCTGAACAGTTGA
- a CDS encoding sugar phosphate isomerase/epimerase family protein, whose protein sequence is MKIGFYTSTFNDRPLEEVVDFAASAGFDAIEIDVGGHIKTPDRVEAAVTLARSRNLFVSSITYFGNQLDADRDKRRQLRARTADFAEAIGEAGVPIFVIFPGHDDSAGEEANYDDFADFANALIGMTQSSGLTFAIENWPGPKDHFIGTTPRGWQELFRRIEDRRFGLEFDPSHLIRIGVDPYRAMEVVKDRIAILHAKDTAIDNEVLQAVGYHGKGWWQYKLPGQGLLDWPRFLRQARGHGFDGTLSIEHEDAAYGWPGKDLAARKEGERLGLTYLKTVLSGL, encoded by the coding sequence ATGAAGATCGGCTTTTACACCTCGACATTCAATGACCGCCCGCTTGAAGAAGTGGTGGATTTCGCCGCGTCGGCGGGGTTCGACGCGATCGAAATCGATGTCGGCGGCCATATCAAAACGCCGGATCGGGTGGAGGCAGCCGTCACGCTTGCCCGCAGCCGCAATCTCTTCGTCTCTTCGATCACCTATTTCGGCAATCAGCTCGACGCCGACCGCGACAAACGCCGGCAGCTCAGGGCAAGAACCGCCGATTTTGCCGAGGCGATCGGCGAGGCCGGCGTCCCGATCTTCGTGATCTTCCCGGGCCACGACGACAGCGCCGGCGAGGAGGCCAATTATGACGACTTCGCCGACTTCGCGAATGCGTTGATCGGAATGACGCAGTCCTCCGGCCTCACCTTCGCGATCGAGAATTGGCCGGGACCGAAGGACCATTTCATCGGTACGACGCCGAGAGGATGGCAGGAGCTTTTTCGCAGGATCGAAGATCGCCGCTTCGGCCTGGAATTCGATCCCTCGCACCTCATCCGCATCGGCGTCGATCCCTATCGGGCGATGGAGGTGGTGAAAGACCGCATCGCCATCCTGCACGCCAAGGATACGGCGATCGATAATGAGGTGCTGCAAGCTGTCGGCTATCACGGCAAGGGCTGGTGGCAATACAAGCTGCCGGGGCAAGGCCTTCTCGACTGGCCACGCTTCCTGCGCCAGGCGCGCGGGCATGGCTTTGACGGCACGCTATCGATCGAGCACGAGGACGCCGCCTATGGCTGGCCCGGCAAGGATCTTGCTGCGCGCAAGGAGGGCGAGCGTCTCGGCCTCACTTATCTCAAAACGGTCCTGAGCGGACTTTGA
- a CDS encoding ABC transporter ATP-binding protein, translating into MAHVSVNNARKDYGAFKAIKGVSVDIGDGEFVVLVGPSGCGKSTLLRMIAGLEGITSGKIQIGKHIVNELAPKDRDIAMVFQNYALYPHMTVAKNMGFSLRLKRMPRTEIDQRVGNAAKILGLENLLERYPKQLSGGQRQRVAMGRAIVRDPAVFLFDEPLSNLDAKLRVQMRSEIKELHQRLQTTTIYVTHDQIEAMTMADKIVVMKDGLIEQSGSPLELYDRPNNLFVAGFIGSPAMNFIQGSMTEGGFKTADGLLLPSERRPSDAVTYGIRPEHIRLDPDGIEVTTVVVEPTGSETLVIVRLGTQTLTCVFRERIRAAPGDVLRIAPIHDTVHLFGADEQRITSGETPLN; encoded by the coding sequence ATGGCCCATGTTTCGGTCAACAATGCGCGTAAGGATTACGGCGCGTTCAAAGCCATCAAAGGCGTATCGGTCGACATCGGCGACGGCGAGTTCGTCGTTCTGGTCGGCCCATCCGGCTGCGGAAAATCCACGCTTTTGCGGATGATTGCCGGCCTCGAAGGCATCACCTCGGGCAAGATCCAGATCGGCAAGCATATCGTCAACGAGCTTGCGCCCAAGGATCGCGACATCGCCATGGTGTTCCAGAACTACGCGCTCTATCCGCATATGACGGTCGCCAAGAATATGGGCTTTTCCCTGCGGCTGAAACGCATGCCGAGGACGGAGATCGACCAGCGGGTCGGCAATGCCGCCAAGATCCTCGGCCTCGAAAATCTTCTCGAAAGATATCCAAAGCAATTGTCCGGCGGCCAGAGGCAGCGCGTCGCCATGGGCCGGGCGATCGTGCGCGACCCGGCGGTCTTCCTGTTCGACGAGCCGCTGTCGAACCTCGACGCCAAACTCCGGGTGCAGATGCGCTCGGAGATCAAGGAACTGCATCAGCGGCTGCAGACGACTACCATCTACGTCACCCACGACCAGATCGAAGCCATGACCATGGCCGACAAGATCGTCGTCATGAAGGACGGGCTGATCGAGCAGTCGGGCTCGCCGCTGGAACTCTACGATCGGCCGAACAATCTTTTCGTCGCCGGTTTCATCGGCTCGCCGGCGATGAATTTCATCCAGGGCAGCATGACGGAAGGCGGCTTCAAAACCGCCGACGGCCTGCTGCTGCCGAGCGAGCGCCGCCCGAGCGATGCCGTGACCTATGGCATCCGACCCGAGCATATCAGGCTCGATCCCGACGGCATCGAGGTAACGACTGTCGTCGTGGAGCCGACGGGTTCGGAAACGCTTGTTATCGTTCGGTTGGGCACACAGACGCTCACCTGCGTCTTTCGGGAACGGATCAGGGCCGCCCCCGGCGACGTGCTGAGGATCGCGCCCATCCACGACACCGTCCACCTGTTCGGGGCGGACGAACAGCGGATCACCTCCGGTGAAACCCCGCTGAACTGA